In one Nitrospira sp. CR1.1 genomic region, the following are encoded:
- a CDS encoding GNAT family N-acetyltransferase, with amino-acid sequence MISTNQLRIRQATIQDLDILTRFSAAMALETEHRQLDVSRLRLGTQAVIDRPERGKYYVADLHRNASADTVTVGQLLITYEWSDWRNAQFWWIQSVYVEPAWRRQGVYRAMHRAVMTLAQSRADVCGVRLYVEGDNRIAQGVYERVGLTPSTYRIFESDFVLPKPSPPGHNS; translated from the coding sequence ATGATCTCCACGAACCAGCTGCGCATCCGCCAGGCCACTATACAGGACTTGGATATCCTCACCAGATTCAGCGCAGCCATGGCCCTGGAGACTGAACACCGACAACTGGACGTTTCACGTCTACGATTAGGCACCCAAGCCGTGATCGACCGCCCGGAACGCGGGAAATATTACGTCGCGGACTTGCACCGAAATGCTTCGGCCGATACAGTGACCGTTGGACAGCTTCTGATCACGTACGAATGGAGCGACTGGCGGAATGCCCAATTCTGGTGGATTCAGAGCGTCTACGTTGAGCCGGCATGGCGACGACAAGGCGTGTACCGTGCCATGCACCGGGCCGTGATGACGCTGGCGCAATCGCGAGCAGACGTCTGCGGTGTCCGGTTGTATGTGGAGGGCGACAACCGCATCGCCCAAGGGGTGTACGAACGGGTTGGACTCACCCCGTCCACCTACCGGATCTTCGAGTCCGATTTCGTCCTTCCCAAACCTTCTCCTCCCGGCCACAACAGCTAA
- a CDS encoding DUF502 domain-containing protein translates to MTSSHRLGRIFFTGLLLLVPAWTTFLILTALFETLDSFLLDLIGRQMQPYAPGLGIVLLIGMVLLVGVIATQVIGQRFVHWAETTLEGIPLIRSIYLTLKSMTDLLNYRARFGQSTVVAFPFPRDGLWALGFVMGSPPAALQIAPTVELVMVFVPTAIHPFTGYLAMIPKSQLQPLNLLPEEALKLEFSAGLYRPLQGWLTAPAGKSS, encoded by the coding sequence GTGACGTCTTCTCATCGGCTTGGACGCATCTTTTTCACAGGACTGCTCCTGCTCGTTCCGGCCTGGACGACGTTTTTGATCCTGACGGCTCTGTTCGAAACGCTGGATTCGTTCTTGCTCGATCTCATCGGCCGGCAGATGCAGCCCTATGCTCCGGGATTGGGAATTGTGTTGCTCATCGGCATGGTCCTTCTTGTTGGAGTCATTGCCACCCAGGTCATTGGACAGCGATTCGTCCACTGGGCGGAAACGACCCTCGAAGGAATCCCTTTAATCCGCAGCATCTACCTCACCCTGAAAAGCATGACGGATCTCCTGAACTATCGCGCGCGCTTCGGACAAAGTACGGTGGTCGCGTTTCCGTTCCCTCGCGATGGGCTCTGGGCGCTCGGCTTCGTCATGGGCTCACCGCCGGCGGCACTACAGATCGCCCCGACGGTTGAATTGGTCATGGTGTTCGTCCCGACTGCCATTCACCCCTTCACGGGATATCTCGCGATGATCCCCAAAAGCCAACTGCAGCCCTTGAATCTCTTGCCGGAGGAAGCGCTCAAGTTGGAATTTTCAGCGGGTTTGTATCGCCCCTTGCAAGGCTGGCTCACGGCCCCGGCGGGAAAGTCGTCATGA